The Marinilongibacter aquaticus genome has a window encoding:
- a CDS encoding M61 family metallopeptidase translates to MKKFLLGLCMLSFGTFAQDGLEYSIDLTQNPDTFYVHLDLHEKLKNSNGLYQFAATAPGTYQTQNIGRFVSDFKAYDKKGNLLNTEFVAPNQYKIDKPKKVRSISYKVAETFDTPVESFPVYMMCGSTIEKDNALINIHTVLGYFHGKQDEGFRIKVIGQPGWKMGTALPQKSGYFEAESFDHGVDSPILCGELSFAETQVADTPIRLYTYSSSGKLNSADLLERMEDMLHASQKFLVKLPVDNYTFLYYFMPDPDGVTGAWEHSYSSEYVLGEEEPTEEYMKQVTDIASHEFFHIVTPLNIHSEIIEQFNFVNPTPSEHLWLYEGTTEWASNILLYRGGVVDLDTYLKHSIAQKIVIDKYYFDTTWSLVRIAEESFNEEGAKQYGNIYYKGSLTAGYLDILLLELSDGKRGFREVILELVKKYGKGNPFSEKTFFADLEAMTYPEVGEFIDLYIKKATPLPHAEFLGKLGLSYKEEGKKIEIKKMDNPSPEQAKLFEAWSKNMPLN, encoded by the coding sequence ATGAAGAAATTTTTGTTAGGCTTGTGTATGCTGTCATTTGGCACTTTTGCACAAGACGGGCTTGAGTACAGCATTGATCTCACCCAAAATCCGGACACCTTTTATGTGCATTTAGACCTTCACGAAAAGTTGAAGAATAGCAATGGTTTGTATCAATTTGCGGCCACAGCACCGGGTACGTATCAAACGCAGAATATTGGTCGTTTTGTCAGTGATTTTAAGGCTTACGATAAGAAGGGCAATTTATTGAATACCGAATTTGTTGCCCCCAATCAATATAAAATCGACAAGCCCAAAAAAGTGCGGTCCATTTCTTACAAGGTCGCCGAAACTTTCGATACGCCTGTGGAGAGCTTTCCGGTTTATATGATGTGCGGTAGCACGATTGAAAAGGATAATGCCTTGATCAATATTCATACGGTTTTGGGATATTTTCACGGCAAGCAGGATGAAGGTTTTCGCATTAAAGTGATAGGCCAGCCGGGTTGGAAAATGGGTACGGCATTACCGCAGAAAAGTGGATATTTTGAGGCCGAATCTTTCGATCATGGAGTGGATTCGCCCATTCTTTGTGGAGAGCTTTCTTTTGCCGAAACACAGGTAGCCGATACGCCCATTCGTTTGTACACATATTCGAGCAGTGGGAAATTGAATTCGGCCGACTTATTGGAAAGGATGGAGGATATGCTGCATGCTTCGCAGAAATTTCTCGTGAAACTGCCTGTAGATAATTATACGTTTCTTTATTATTTCATGCCCGATCCCGATGGAGTTACAGGAGCTTGGGAACATTCATACAGCTCTGAATATGTGCTCGGTGAGGAAGAGCCTACCGAGGAGTACATGAAACAGGTGACCGATATTGCCTCGCACGAATTTTTCCATATCGTGACACCGCTAAACATTCATTCGGAAATAATCGAGCAATTCAATTTCGTAAATCCTACACCATCCGAGCATCTTTGGCTTTACGAGGGTACTACGGAATGGGCTTCGAATATTCTGCTTTATCGTGGCGGTGTGGTGGATTTGGACACGTACCTGAAGCACAGTATCGCACAGAAAATTGTAATCGATAAATACTATTTTGATACCACTTGGAGTTTGGTGCGAATCGCCGAAGAATCTTTCAATGAAGAAGGGGCAAAACAATACGGAAATATCTATTATAAAGGATCGCTTACCGCGGGTTATTTGGATATACTTTTGCTCGAGCTTTCTGATGGAAAACGGGGTTTTCGGGAAGTGATTTTGGAATTGGTCAAAAAATATGGGAAAGGCAATCCGTTTTCTGAGAAGACATTTTTTGCCGATCTGGAAGCCATGACCTACCCCGAAGTGGGTGAGTTTATTGATTTGTACATTAAAAAGGCTACTCCACTACCTCATGCAGAGTTCTTGGGCAAATTGGGGCTTTCGTACAAAGAAGAGGGAAAGAAAATTGAGATTAAAAAAATGGACAACCCAAGTCCTGAGCAGGCCAAATTGTTTGAGGCTTGGAGCAAAAATATGCCCTTGAATTAA
- a CDS encoding SDR family NAD(P)-dependent oxidoreductase has protein sequence MTTNQKKLPGLQLFDLTGKVAIVTGGSKGLGFAMAKGIADAGGSVLLVSRTQRECDAAAAEIEQEYGTKAVGFAVDVTKEEETTAMVQKCIDLFGRIDILINSAGINIRGPIDEISHADFQKVMDINVTGTWLASKAVVPHLKAQKSGKIINLASTLGVVGLANRTPYTASKGAIVNMTKALALELAPFNINVNAICPGPFLTEMNEPIKNTEEGKKFIVGATALERWGELAEIQGVGIFLASDASNYMVGSCLLVDGGWVAR, from the coding sequence GTGACTACAAATCAGAAAAAACTACCCGGATTACAATTGTTCGATTTGACAGGAAAAGTAGCCATTGTCACTGGCGGCTCAAAAGGCTTGGGCTTTGCTATGGCAAAAGGCATAGCCGACGCAGGCGGAAGTGTATTGTTGGTTTCGCGAACACAGCGTGAATGTGATGCAGCCGCCGCAGAAATTGAGCAAGAATACGGCACAAAAGCTGTAGGCTTTGCCGTGGATGTGACCAAAGAGGAAGAAACCACAGCCATGGTTCAAAAATGCATCGACCTGTTTGGCCGCATCGATATTTTGATCAATTCGGCCGGTATTAATATCCGTGGCCCGATCGATGAAATTTCACATGCTGATTTCCAAAAAGTGATGGACATTAACGTGACAGGCACTTGGCTGGCTTCGAAAGCGGTGGTGCCCCATTTGAAAGCTCAAAAAAGTGGAAAAATAATAAACCTCGCCAGTACGCTTGGTGTGGTGGGCCTAGCCAATCGTACACCGTACACAGCCTCCAAAGGGGCGATCGTGAACATGACCAAAGCTCTCGCTCTCGAGTTGGCTCCTTTTAACATCAATGTAAACGCCATTTGCCCCGGTCCATTTTTGACCGAAATGAACGAGCCAATCAAAAATACCGAGGAAGGCAAAAAGTTTATCGTTGGTGCTACAGCCCTCGAACGCTGGGGAGAGTTGGCGGAAATTCAGGGTGTAGGCATCTTTTTGGCCTCTGATGCGTCAAACTATATGGTGGGCTCTTGTCTGCTCGTAGACGGCGGCTGGGTTGCACGCTAA
- a CDS encoding sugar phosphate isomerase/epimerase family protein yields the protein MKNLNVNRRSFIKGSSALAITAAMNQFSFASTTVAPNLVGISVASYWLRFRDGGNEKYPQWKGAYEMAKHCQEIGAGGAQVSISKWDMDYAKKMRKLVEQTGMWLEGSISLPKEENELAAFDKALAASKEAGIEIIRAPCLHGRRYMSFKTKEEWLQFKKQAMKSIRLSEAVARKNGVKIAIENHKDWTADELVGIMKSFDSPHLGVNLDTGNNLSFLEDPYEVVDKLAPYALTTHFKDMGIERYPDGFLLSEVPYGQGFLDLNRMMMRLRKHKPDIKFNLEMMTRDPLEIPYLTDSYWQTFDDRLGKDLSGSLRILRENYADNPLPRVEQKSHVEQLADEEDNQLACLDFAKSSLQIMG from the coding sequence ATGAAAAATTTAAACGTAAATCGGAGATCCTTCATTAAAGGATCTTCTGCCTTGGCCATAACAGCGGCCATGAATCAGTTCTCTTTTGCCAGCACTACCGTGGCCCCCAATTTGGTCGGTATTTCTGTGGCCTCTTATTGGCTGCGTTTTCGCGATGGCGGCAATGAAAAATACCCACAGTGGAAAGGGGCTTACGAAATGGCCAAACATTGCCAAGAGATCGGAGCCGGAGGAGCTCAGGTGTCGATCAGTAAATGGGACATGGACTACGCCAAAAAGATGCGAAAACTCGTAGAGCAAACTGGAATGTGGTTGGAAGGCTCAATCAGTTTACCCAAAGAAGAAAATGAGCTCGCCGCTTTCGACAAAGCCTTGGCGGCCAGTAAAGAAGCAGGAATAGAGATTATTCGTGCCCCATGCTTGCATGGGCGGCGTTACATGAGCTTCAAAACAAAAGAAGAATGGCTGCAATTCAAAAAGCAAGCGATGAAATCCATTCGCTTATCTGAAGCCGTGGCCCGAAAAAATGGTGTAAAAATCGCCATTGAAAATCACAAAGATTGGACCGCCGACGAACTTGTGGGCATCATGAAATCTTTCGATAGCCCGCATTTGGGCGTGAATTTGGATACAGGAAACAACTTGAGCTTTTTAGAAGACCCTTATGAGGTAGTGGACAAACTGGCTCCCTATGCACTCACGACCCATTTCAAAGACATGGGCATTGAACGCTATCCCGATGGCTTCTTGCTGTCAGAGGTGCCATACGGCCAAGGCTTCTTGGATCTCAACCGCATGATGATGCGATTGAGAAAACACAAACCCGACATTAAATTCAATTTGGAGATGATGACTAGAGATCCTCTCGAAATCCCTTATCTTACAGATTCTTACTGGCAAACCTTCGACGACCGCTTGGGAAAAGATCTTTCAGGAAGCCTGCGGATTCTGCGTGAAAATTACGCCGACAATCCGCTACCCCGCGTCGAACAGAAAAGTCATGTAGAACAACTTGCCGATGAAGAAGACAATCAACTGGCTTGTTTGGATTTCGCCAAAAGCAGTCTCCAAATAATGGGTTAA
- a CDS encoding DUF7133 domain-containing protein, which yields MLKTGFLLALFTLFGFLFFDDQSPALSPEDEFKTFQIADGYNVELVASEPLVQEPVFIKFDDKGRLWVVEMRAFMPDVEGTGEEAPTGRVVYLEDSNNDGQFDKKTIYADGLVLPRALQFYPDGVLISENIPLWFYEDTDGDGISDKRTLVDSTYGNRGLPEHSPNGLLMNKDNWLYNAKSSLRYRREGDHWITDTTEFRGQWGIAKDDFGRLFYNYNWSQLHTDLVPPNYLNRNPAYKATTGIDYGMNASRQVFPAGPTPAVNRGYIPGVLTDEGKLAEFTSACAPYIHREKEGWPADFLNNALVCEPAGNLIKRNKLVLEGNYLNAENAYPDFDFWTSTDMRFRPVFITSGPDGAIYIADMYRGINQHGAYLTDYLKEQTVKRGLDKTLHLGRIWRLTPKGFKGQKALHIQDQDPEKLVELLNHPAAYYRDISQRILLENSEKASIKALEKLATSTKAMPTARVNAIWILDHLSSLNAQLCLNLLEDKDPEVFSNALILLEKKALKNQTVQTQLEKALGKQTKKEVSDRRALQILLSSNAYSEKFAIDVVAKLIHEKGEDALLRDAALSALSGRELPLMKKLLTDPRWQEELSHQAIFLEQLAGIIFNRREPKETEGFLDLIDKTDAWPKTAMLQGARMQAMASEEEPINLDKKPAIFDEQLEIPLEALAAAYAWPGKPIEKKSEAKKKALDAAALKQFASGRQSFLTYCSGCHGANGKGVQRFAPPLAGSEWVLGDQSRLGLILLHGIEGPIDVKGKRYDEPEIQPVMPAHSGLSDGDLANILTYIRNEWGNDADPIGPRTIGRLRLTHQGKVVPWTPDELNEHVEKLNSKP from the coding sequence ATGTTGAAAACTGGTTTCCTATTAGCCCTGTTTACGCTATTTGGTTTTTTGTTTTTTGACGATCAATCGCCAGCCCTATCTCCCGAAGATGAATTCAAAACCTTTCAAATTGCCGACGGTTATAATGTGGAACTTGTCGCCTCCGAACCTTTAGTCCAAGAGCCTGTTTTCATCAAGTTCGATGATAAAGGCCGACTGTGGGTTGTGGAAATGCGGGCATTCATGCCGGATGTAGAAGGTACGGGAGAGGAAGCCCCAACGGGTCGCGTGGTTTACTTGGAAGACAGTAACAATGACGGCCAATTTGACAAGAAAACGATATACGCCGATGGCCTTGTGCTTCCCAGAGCCTTGCAATTCTATCCCGACGGCGTGCTGATTTCAGAGAATATCCCCTTGTGGTTTTATGAAGATACCGACGGCGATGGCATTTCGGATAAACGCACTTTGGTGGATAGCACCTACGGAAACCGAGGTCTTCCCGAGCATTCGCCAAATGGCTTGCTCATGAACAAAGACAACTGGCTCTACAATGCCAAATCGAGCCTCAGATACCGCAGGGAAGGCGATCATTGGATAACCGACACCACCGAATTTAGAGGGCAGTGGGGAATTGCCAAAGACGATTTCGGGCGACTTTTTTACAATTACAATTGGTCGCAATTGCATACAGATTTGGTGCCGCCAAACTACCTGAACCGCAACCCTGCCTACAAAGCCACCACTGGAATTGACTACGGAATGAACGCTTCGAGACAAGTGTTTCCCGCAGGCCCTACACCCGCCGTAAACCGTGGATACATCCCGGGAGTGCTCACCGACGAAGGAAAACTCGCCGAATTCACTTCGGCCTGTGCACCTTATATCCATCGTGAAAAGGAAGGCTGGCCCGCCGACTTCCTCAACAATGCACTGGTCTGTGAGCCCGCCGGAAACCTGATCAAAAGAAATAAATTGGTTTTGGAAGGCAATTATCTCAACGCCGAAAACGCTTATCCCGATTTCGACTTCTGGACTTCCACAGACATGCGATTCCGTCCAGTTTTCATTACTTCTGGCCCCGATGGAGCAATATACATTGCCGATATGTACCGCGGCATCAACCAGCATGGTGCATATTTAACCGATTACCTTAAAGAGCAAACGGTAAAAAGAGGCTTGGACAAAACCTTGCATTTGGGAAGAATATGGCGATTAACGCCCAAAGGGTTCAAAGGACAAAAGGCTCTCCACATTCAAGACCAAGACCCTGAAAAGTTGGTCGAGTTATTGAATCATCCGGCGGCGTATTACCGTGACATCAGTCAGCGGATTCTGCTCGAAAATAGCGAAAAAGCAAGCATAAAAGCCCTGGAGAAATTGGCGACCTCAACGAAAGCCATGCCCACAGCCCGTGTCAATGCCATTTGGATTTTGGATCACCTCTCTTCGCTCAACGCCCAACTTTGTCTTAATTTATTGGAAGACAAAGACCCCGAAGTTTTCTCCAATGCCCTCATTCTCTTGGAGAAAAAAGCTTTGAAAAACCAAACCGTGCAAACACAATTGGAAAAAGCTTTGGGCAAACAGACAAAAAAGGAAGTTTCGGATAGAAGAGCCTTGCAAATCCTGCTCTCCTCAAATGCATACAGCGAAAAATTCGCTATCGACGTTGTGGCAAAACTCATTCACGAAAAAGGCGAAGATGCACTTTTGCGAGATGCAGCATTGAGTGCACTGTCTGGTCGCGAGCTGCCTTTGATGAAAAAGCTTTTGACCGACCCACGCTGGCAAGAAGAATTGAGCCATCAAGCCATCTTTCTAGAACAATTGGCTGGTATTATTTTCAACCGACGAGAGCCCAAAGAAACCGAAGGCTTCTTGGATTTGATTGACAAAACGGACGCCTGGCCCAAAACAGCCATGCTGCAGGGTGCCCGAATGCAGGCCATGGCCTCTGAAGAAGAGCCCATCAATCTGGATAAAAAACCTGCGATTTTCGATGAGCAGCTCGAAATACCTCTGGAAGCTTTGGCCGCTGCGTATGCCTGGCCCGGAAAGCCCATCGAGAAAAAAAGTGAAGCCAAAAAGAAGGCATTGGATGCGGCCGCACTCAAACAATTTGCCTCGGGCCGACAATCCTTTCTCACCTATTGTTCTGGTTGCCACGGTGCAAACGGAAAAGGTGTGCAGCGTTTTGCTCCTCCACTGGCTGGATCGGAGTGGGTTCTGGGCGATCAATCGCGTTTGGGGCTCATCCTCCTACATGGAATTGAAGGACCAATTGATGTAAAAGGAAAGCGGTATGACGAACCGGAAATCCAACCTGTAATGCCTGCCCATTCGGGCCTATCGGACGGTGACCTTGCGAACATATTGACCTATATACGCAATGAATGGGGCAACGATGCCGACCCAATAGGGCCAAGAACCATCGGACGCCTTCGCCTAACCCACCAAGGCAAAGTGGTGCCATGGACTCCCGATGAGCTCAACGAGCACGTGGAAAAATTAAACAGTAAGCCATAA
- a CDS encoding PSD1 and planctomycete cytochrome C domain-containing protein, producing MRFPTFKYALISSVLYVFLLAGCGTDEAESSNEVSYNFDIRPILSDRCFKCHGPDAKNREAGLRLDTEEGAYAALKDEPDMHAIVPGKPEISSVYLRLVAEDSTQRMPPLESNLKLSADEIDLIKKWIGQGAKYQRHWAFIAPEKQKIPEAGDDWVKNEIDHFVAKKMEKVGLEPNEEAQKLSLLKRVAFDLTGLPPTVQEQNEFMADESPEAYEKMVDRYLGNAHYGERMAQEWLDVARYADSHGYQDDGLRTMWPWRDWVIHAFNENYPYDKFVRWQLAGDLIQDKNKESVLATGFNRNHKITQEGGVIDEEYRIEYVTDRTNTFGKAFLSLTFECSHCHDHKYDPISQEEYYQTFAFFNQVPEKGIYGTIDASFADPPNISISDNDVNELLQFINKKDSSDVKVMVMADSAKMRPTYLLLRGNYDAHGQEVFAGVPKSIMKFDTSLYAPNRLGLSNWLLDKKNPLTARVFVNRLWAQFFGQGIVKTVGDFGMQGDLPSHPELLDWLAVDFMENGWNVKRLVKQMLVSATYRQSSAVSEKQLKTDPTNVYLSRSARLRLPAENVRDLVLASSGLLNDEIGGPSVKPYQPEGLWEVASSGRGLLKTYIQDSGDKLYRRGMYVFVKRTVPPPSMLIFDASNRDQCEVQRMRTNTPLQALVMLNDPHVLEASRVLAEKLESEQKDKEELLALAFQKIICRPAKSKEMDVLNSFMENEKAVFAENPKKVEEVLSAGEYTYKKKVDRTETAALARTIQLIYNMEEAITRI from the coding sequence ATGCGTTTCCCTACCTTTAAATATGCACTGATTTCCAGTGTGCTGTATGTGTTTTTATTGGCCGGATGCGGCACAGATGAAGCCGAAAGCAGCAACGAGGTCAGTTATAATTTTGATATTCGGCCCATTCTTTCCGACCGCTGTTTCAAGTGCCACGGGCCCGATGCCAAGAATAGAGAAGCCGGCCTGCGGTTGGATACCGAAGAAGGAGCTTATGCGGCTTTGAAAGATGAGCCCGATATGCATGCCATTGTGCCCGGCAAACCCGAGATTTCTTCTGTGTATTTGCGTTTGGTGGCGGAAGACTCTACGCAAAGAATGCCTCCTTTGGAATCGAACCTGAAGCTTTCTGCCGATGAAATCGACCTGATAAAGAAGTGGATAGGGCAGGGGGCAAAATACCAAAGGCACTGGGCTTTCATTGCTCCGGAAAAGCAAAAGATACCCGAAGCAGGAGACGATTGGGTCAAAAATGAAATTGATCATTTTGTCGCCAAGAAAATGGAAAAAGTGGGTTTGGAGCCCAATGAAGAGGCTCAAAAACTTAGTCTTCTTAAAAGGGTGGCTTTCGACCTGACCGGTTTGCCGCCCACTGTGCAAGAGCAGAATGAATTTATGGCCGATGAGTCGCCAGAGGCTTATGAAAAGATGGTTGACCGTTATTTAGGGAATGCTCATTACGGTGAGAGAATGGCTCAAGAGTGGCTGGATGTGGCACGGTATGCCGATTCGCACGGCTATCAAGATGACGGCTTGCGAACCATGTGGCCTTGGCGAGATTGGGTAATTCACGCTTTCAATGAAAATTATCCTTACGATAAATTCGTGCGTTGGCAATTGGCGGGTGATTTGATCCAAGACAAGAACAAGGAAAGTGTTTTGGCAACGGGTTTCAACAGAAACCACAAAATCACGCAAGAAGGCGGGGTGATTGACGAAGAGTACAGAATCGAATATGTAACCGACCGGACGAATACATTTGGAAAGGCGTTTTTATCGCTCACTTTTGAATGCTCGCATTGCCACGATCACAAATACGATCCCATCAGCCAAGAAGAGTATTACCAAACTTTTGCCTTTTTCAATCAAGTCCCCGAAAAGGGCATATACGGCACCATCGATGCCAGCTTTGCCGATCCACCCAATATTTCGATCAGCGACAATGATGTGAACGAACTTTTGCAATTCATCAATAAAAAAGATTCTTCGGATGTAAAGGTGATGGTGATGGCGGATTCGGCGAAAATGCGACCGACCTACCTGTTGCTCAGAGGCAATTACGATGCCCATGGGCAGGAAGTTTTTGCAGGTGTGCCCAAAAGCATCATGAAGTTTGATACGAGTCTATATGCACCCAACCGATTGGGTTTGAGCAATTGGCTTTTGGATAAGAAAAACCCGTTGACAGCCCGTGTTTTTGTGAACCGTCTTTGGGCACAATTTTTTGGTCAGGGTATTGTGAAAACTGTGGGCGATTTCGGTATGCAAGGCGATTTGCCTTCGCATCCTGAACTTCTGGATTGGCTTGCGGTTGATTTCATGGAAAACGGGTGGAATGTCAAACGCCTTGTGAAACAAATGTTGGTTTCGGCTACTTACCGCCAATCTTCTGCTGTCAGTGAAAAGCAATTGAAAACGGACCCTACAAACGTGTACCTTTCGCGTAGTGCACGACTACGCCTGCCTGCCGAAAATGTAAGGGATTTGGTACTGGCTTCTTCTGGTCTACTGAACGACGAAATCGGAGGGCCGAGTGTGAAACCGTATCAACCCGAAGGCCTCTGGGAAGTGGCGTCTTCTGGACGTGGGCTTTTGAAAACCTATATTCAGGATTCGGGCGATAAATTGTATCGCAGAGGAATGTATGTGTTTGTGAAAAGGACGGTTCCGCCACCTTCGATGCTTATTTTCGATGCCTCGAACCGCGATCAGTGCGAGGTGCAACGCATGCGAACCAATACACCGCTGCAAGCCTTGGTGATGTTGAATGACCCACACGTTTTGGAAGCATCGAGGGTATTGGCCGAAAAATTGGAGAGCGAACAGAAAGACAAAGAGGAACTGTTGGCTTTGGCTTTCCAGAAAATTATTTGCCGTCCGGCCAAGTCGAAAGAAATGGACGTGCTCAACAGTTTCATGGAGAATGAAAAAGCTGTGTTTGCAGAAAACCCTAAAAAGGTGGAAGAAGTGCTCTCTGCCGGAGAGTACACATACAAGAAAAAGGTAGACAGGACAGAAACCGCCGCACTGGCCCGTACCATTCAATTGATTTATAACATGGAGGAAGCCATAACCAGAATCTAA
- a CDS encoding DUF1501 domain-containing protein, with amino-acid sequence MSKEIKEHLFNINRRQFFGRAAAGIGGLALGSLLVPDIFSAKGGAGLTEDLPLGIPHFAPKAKRVIYLFQNGAPSQLESFDYKPTLNKMAGEDLPESIRNGQRLTGMTANQTRFPLVGSYFDFKQHGQSGAYVSELFPNIAKIVDDICIVRSMNTDAINHDPALTFMQTGAQVGNRASMGAWMSYGLGSENKNLPAFCVLLSKGRGNGQGVYSKLWSNGFLESTHQGVVFSSGEDPILYLNDPENMEKSERRRMLDKLSELNAMGYEENGDPEVEAKIKQYEMAYRMQTAVPELTDLAKEPDYIIKMYGPECLVPGTYAANALLARKLSESGVRFVQLYHQGWDQHGNLTGEMPMQAQDVDRASAALIMDLKQRGLLDETLVIWGGEFGRTNYCQGSFTQENYGRDHHPRAYSIWMAGGGVKPGIVYGETDEFGYNIVKDPVHVHDFHATVMHLMGLDHEKLTFKHLGRRYRLTDVAGKLVPGIIA; translated from the coding sequence ATGTCGAAAGAAATTAAAGAACATTTGTTCAACATCAACCGCCGCCAATTTTTCGGACGAGCTGCCGCAGGCATTGGCGGATTGGCCTTGGGCTCTTTGTTGGTCCCAGATATTTTCTCTGCAAAAGGAGGGGCGGGTTTGACAGAAGACCTACCCTTGGGAATTCCGCATTTTGCTCCCAAAGCCAAACGCGTCATCTACCTTTTTCAGAACGGAGCACCTTCGCAGCTCGAAAGCTTTGATTATAAACCTACACTGAATAAGATGGCCGGGGAAGATTTGCCCGAATCCATTCGGAACGGACAAAGGCTGACAGGGATGACTGCCAACCAAACTCGTTTTCCTCTGGTGGGGTCATATTTCGATTTCAAACAGCATGGGCAGAGCGGGGCTTATGTCAGTGAACTTTTTCCGAATATTGCCAAAATTGTCGATGACATTTGTATTGTGCGTTCGATGAATACGGATGCCATTAACCATGACCCCGCACTGACTTTTATGCAAACTGGGGCACAAGTGGGCAATAGAGCATCCATGGGGGCTTGGATGAGCTACGGTTTGGGCAGTGAAAACAAGAATTTGCCCGCCTTTTGTGTGCTTTTGAGCAAAGGACGAGGGAATGGCCAGGGTGTGTATTCGAAATTGTGGTCCAATGGCTTTTTGGAGTCCACACACCAAGGTGTGGTATTCAGCAGCGGTGAAGACCCTATTTTGTATTTGAACGATCCCGAAAACATGGAAAAGAGCGAACGCCGCCGCATGTTGGATAAGCTCTCTGAATTGAATGCGATGGGGTACGAAGAAAATGGAGACCCCGAGGTAGAGGCCAAAATCAAACAGTATGAAATGGCCTACCGTATGCAAACGGCTGTACCAGAATTGACGGATTTGGCCAAAGAACCGGATTATATCATCAAAATGTATGGTCCAGAATGCTTGGTGCCGGGCACGTATGCCGCCAATGCACTCTTGGCTCGGAAATTGTCTGAATCGGGTGTACGTTTCGTGCAATTGTACCATCAAGGTTGGGATCAGCACGGAAACTTAACAGGCGAAATGCCTATGCAAGCTCAAGATGTAGACAGGGCTTCTGCCGCTTTGATTATGGATTTGAAACAAAGAGGCCTACTCGATGAAACTTTGGTGATTTGGGGAGGAGAGTTTGGCAGAACGAATTATTGCCAAGGCAGTTTCACGCAAGAAAACTACGGTCGCGACCACCACCCCAGGGCCTATTCGATTTGGATGGCCGGCGGCGGCGTAAAACCGGGAATCGTCTACGGCGAAACAGATGAATTTGGATACAATATTGTAAAAGATCCGGTGCATGTGCATGATTTTCACGCAACGGTAATGCACCTCATGGGCTTGGATCACGAGAAATTGACTTTTAAACATTTGGGGCGTCGATATCGCCTGACAGACGTGGCAGGGAAGTTGGTTCCTGGCATAATTGCATAA